The following proteins come from a genomic window of Desulfovulcanus ferrireducens:
- the tnpA gene encoding IS200/IS605 family transposase, whose amino-acid sequence MKRAHYHAVYDLKYHLVLVTKYRNPVLSDQILKRLKEILVALCDKWDVQLLEFNGEKDHVHLLIDAHPSLELSRFINNIKTVTSRKVRKEFAQELAKYYWKPLLWTRAYFIATTGGAPLEVIKQYIEKQGKKPNSSPPKS is encoded by the coding sequence ATGAAAAGAGCACATTATCACGCAGTTTACGACCTAAAATATCATTTAGTGTTAGTGACCAAATACAGAAATCCAGTATTGTCTGATCAAATACTAAAAAGGCTAAAAGAAATTTTGGTTGCTTTATGCGATAAGTGGGACGTTCAACTTTTAGAATTCAATGGCGAAAAAGATCATGTTCATTTACTAATAGATGCTCATCCGTCTTTGGAATTATCAAGGTTTATCAATAACATCAAAACAGTAACGTCAAGAAAGGTAAGAAAAGAATTTGCTCAAGAGTTAGCAAAGTATTATTGGAAACCTCTATTATGGACAAGAGCATATTTTATAGCAACAACCGGTGGCGCACCGTTAGAAGTAATAAAACAATATATAGAGAAGCAAGGTAAAAAGCCCAATTCATCTCCACCCAA
- a CDS encoding RNA-guided endonuclease InsQ/TnpB family protein, with the protein MSIMLQGCKYRLYPNKQQKELIEKHFGCCRFVYNYFWAKYKDDKLPSKYKLQSELPTLKKEYPWLKEVNSQSLQVTVHNLSDAYSRAFDKKIVAARKKAIAKARTKKQKKRAYSHGFPNFKSKKHAKQSFTVPQYVELKDNLVYLPKFKTGIKLELHRPLSDKCTIQRASISRHGNKYYIAFNIETNKGLPVKVNPEKSIGLDMGLDNFLAYSDGKKEYNPRYLIKSERRLKRANRQLARKKKHSSNWFKAVSRLQRLHAKVANQRLDFLHKLSSAITKRYDVICVESLGIKNMVKNKYLSRSISDAGWGEFLRQLKYKSEWKGKHYVEIEEYFPSSKACHVCGYVLDKLSLSQRTWTCPACGTVHDRDTNAAINIEQRGLATLQSALGAERPEVTPVERGSVDDRGFLPPKKHPLAEAGIPHGSSGWATYRKLSPYPLDWRE; encoded by the coding sequence ATGTCAATTATGTTGCAGGGATGTAAATATCGTCTGTATCCGAACAAACAGCAGAAAGAGCTTATAGAAAAACATTTTGGCTGTTGCAGGTTCGTGTATAATTACTTCTGGGCGAAGTATAAAGATGATAAACTTCCTTCTAAGTACAAACTTCAATCTGAACTGCCTACACTTAAAAAAGAATATCCCTGGCTAAAAGAGGTTAATTCACAATCTTTACAGGTTACAGTTCACAACCTATCTGATGCGTATAGCCGTGCATTTGACAAAAAAATTGTTGCTGCCAGAAAGAAAGCTATTGCTAAGGCTAGAACTAAAAAGCAGAAAAAAAGAGCATATTCACACGGCTTTCCTAATTTCAAGTCAAAGAAACATGCCAAACAGTCATTCACTGTGCCTCAGTATGTAGAGTTAAAAGATAATTTGGTATATCTGCCCAAGTTCAAAACAGGTATCAAGCTAGAACTCCATCGACCTTTGTCCGATAAATGCACTATTCAAAGAGCGAGCATATCCAGGCATGGAAACAAGTATTACATTGCGTTCAATATCGAGACTAACAAGGGTTTGCCTGTGAAAGTAAACCCTGAGAAAAGCATCGGCCTGGATATGGGACTTGATAATTTTCTCGCTTATTCAGACGGTAAAAAGGAATACAATCCTCGTTATCTTATCAAGTCTGAGCGCAGACTCAAAAGGGCTAACAGACAGCTTGCACGCAAAAAGAAACATTCCAGCAATTGGTTCAAGGCAGTATCCAGACTTCAAAGACTTCATGCCAAAGTAGCCAATCAACGCCTGGATTTTTTGCACAAACTGTCATCTGCGATAACCAAGCGGTATGACGTTATCTGTGTGGAAAGTCTGGGCATCAAGAATATGGTCAAAAATAAATATCTGTCCAGGTCCATATCCGATGCAGGCTGGGGAGAGTTCTTAAGACAACTGAAATATAAGTCGGAATGGAAAGGTAAACACTATGTAGAGATAGAGGAATATTTTCCAAGTTCCAAAGCCTGTCATGTCTGCGGATATGTACTGGACAAACTTTCATTATCTCAAAGAACATGGACGTGTCCTGCATGTGGTACAGTTCATGACAGGGACACAAACGCTGCAATAAACATAGAACAAAGAGGACTTGCCACCCTTCAATCGGCACTAGGGGCGGAGCGTCCCGAAGTTACGCCTGTGGAGAGAGGCTCTGTGGACGACCGTGGCTTTCTGCCACCTAAGAAGCACCCTCTCGCTGAAGCAGGAATCCCTCATGGGTCTTCCGGATGGGCAACCTACCGGAAGCTCTCGCCATATCCATTAGATTGGCGGGAGTAG
- the bioA gene encoding adenosylmethionine--8-amino-7-oxononanoate transaminase, whose product MNSKKDWDQLLQFDRNHIWHPYTSMLDPLPVYPVVEARGVRLKLADGRELVDGMASWWAVIHGYNHPVLNEALESQLKKMAHVMFGGLTHQPAVELASLLIEITPKPLQKVFFSDSGSVSVEVALKMALQYWQAKGKTRKAKFLSLAKGYHGDTFGAMSVCDPITGMHKLFTHFLPKNFFVSAPECSFDASWDEKYITEFKTLLQKHHQEIAAVILEPIVQGAGGMRFYAPQYLLRVRELCTQYQVLLIADEIATGFGRTGKLFACEHSQICPDIMCLGKALTGGYMTLAATLCTDEVAETISGVEPGVFMHGPTFMANPLACSVARASVRLLLNSAWQDKIKSIEKQLKKELAPCQDLPAVNEVRVLGGIGVVEVKENVDVAWMQKEFVRLGVWIRPFLNLIYIMPPYIISTDELRSLTQAIFSVVRKVDAKSS is encoded by the coding sequence ATGAACTCAAAAAAGGACTGGGATCAGCTTCTCCAATTTGACCGCAATCATATCTGGCATCCGTACACTTCCATGTTGGATCCTCTGCCTGTTTACCCAGTGGTAGAGGCTAGGGGAGTACGCTTAAAACTTGCAGATGGCCGGGAACTTGTTGACGGCATGGCCTCCTGGTGGGCGGTAATTCACGGCTATAATCATCCTGTCCTGAATGAGGCCTTGGAATCACAGCTAAAAAAAATGGCTCATGTCATGTTTGGCGGGCTCACCCACCAGCCTGCAGTTGAGCTTGCCAGCCTGCTTATTGAGATTACTCCCAAGCCCTTGCAAAAAGTCTTTTTTTCTGATTCTGGCTCTGTCTCTGTAGAGGTAGCCCTGAAAATGGCCCTCCAGTATTGGCAGGCTAAGGGAAAAACACGCAAAGCAAAGTTTTTAAGCCTGGCCAAAGGATATCATGGCGACACGTTTGGGGCCATGTCTGTTTGCGATCCCATAACCGGGATGCACAAACTATTTACCCATTTTTTGCCAAAAAATTTCTTTGTTTCAGCACCAGAATGTTCATTTGATGCTTCGTGGGATGAAAAATACATTACGGAATTTAAAACTCTTCTTCAAAAACATCATCAAGAGATTGCCGCGGTCATTCTGGAGCCCATTGTTCAAGGCGCTGGTGGCATGCGTTTTTATGCTCCGCAGTATCTACTTCGGGTTCGGGAACTTTGTACCCAGTATCAAGTGCTTCTAATTGCTGATGAAATTGCCACGGGCTTTGGCCGCACAGGCAAGCTGTTCGCCTGTGAGCACAGTCAGATCTGTCCGGATATCATGTGTTTGGGTAAGGCCTTGACTGGTGGATACATGACTTTGGCTGCCACTTTATGTACGGATGAAGTAGCTGAAACGATTTCGGGAGTCGAGCCCGGTGTTTTTATGCATGGTCCAACCTTTATGGCCAATCCCCTGGCATGTTCAGTGGCCAGGGCCAGCGTCCGGCTTTTGCTAAATTCTGCCTGGCAGGACAAGATTAAGAGCATCGAAAAACAGCTAAAAAAAGAGCTGGCCCCTTGCCAGGACTTGCCAGCAGTCAATGAAGTTCGTGTTTTAGGGGGGATTGGCGTTGTTGAAGTTAAAGAAAACGTTGATGTAGCCTGGATGCAAAAAGAGTTTGTACGTCTGGGGGTATGGATCAGGCCTTTTTTAAACCTTATCTATATCATGCCGCCATACATCATTTCCACAGACGAGCTAAGAAGCCTAACCCAGGCTATTTTTTCTGTTGTCAGGAAAGTTGATGCTAAGTCTTCCTGA
- the bioD gene encoding dethiobiotin synthase → MLSLPEKIFITGTDTDVGKTVISALLVLGLGAKYWKPIQSGTEEGTDVQKIQNMTGLDEEYFLPEVYKLKAPLSPHLAARLEGISIDLNRIVLPETQGPLIVEGAGGVMVPVNEEQFMLDLMQRLALPVLVVARSTLGTINHTLLTIDKLRRARVEILGVVLNGPQNIENKKAIEKYGKVNVLAEVEPLPELTPQGVQEAFRRCFGGKGENALSTPS, encoded by the coding sequence ATGCTAAGTCTTCCTGAAAAGATTTTCATTACTGGCACAGATACGGATGTGGGCAAAACAGTTATTTCTGCCCTCCTTGTTCTGGGTCTAGGAGCCAAGTATTGGAAGCCAATACAAAGCGGCACAGAAGAGGGCACAGATGTCCAAAAAATTCAAAACATGACCGGACTGGATGAAGAATATTTTCTCCCCGAGGTTTACAAACTAAAGGCTCCTCTTTCCCCGCATCTGGCAGCTAGGCTGGAAGGTATAAGTATAGATTTAAACCGGATTGTCCTCCCTGAAACGCAAGGTCCGCTTATCGTTGAGGGAGCCGGAGGCGTTATGGTCCCGGTAAATGAGGAGCAGTTTATGCTTGATCTCATGCAAAGGCTCGCGCTTCCGGTTCTGGTTGTGGCCAGAAGCACTTTGGGTACCATCAACCATACTCTCCTGACCATTGACAAACTCCGTCGAGCAAGAGTTGAGATTTTAGGCGTGGTTTTAAATGGTCCTCAAAATATTGAGAACAAAAAGGCCATAGAAAAATATGGAAAAGTTAATGTACTGGCTGAAGTGGAGCCGTTGCCTGAGCTTACGCCTCAGGGGGTACAAGAGGCATTTAGACGATGTTTTGGGGGAAAAGGGGAGAATGCACTATCCACCCCTTCTTAA
- a CDS encoding methyl-accepting chemotaxis protein, whose protein sequence is MKKIPRWLSLWLVCLLAGAGGFGLHWVFATSSRLNIALSIPALLLITWLCSFIGQYFGQETELQKKKELIQLTRQISREVSELIETMHRLYKELTKLKGDENIASLSVSLSQINDFNSGDDTVSFLHELYTTLTNISHKLTALVDELNSLTLAEETSETDRETDKDLTLEIHPLFVEKVEKSLQEFSLTNKIIQDQLFTVTTDTENAAKDIVERLDHVDKSVQELLQVVTESMDQVKQLTEGSDSTHWKDTLESMQKGAEERLVEAQENEQNMRLVLDDIRKLVDLITLVKGVADQTKLLALNAAIEAARAGEAGRGFAVVADEVHKLSTKSQQAADEMQKQIFGLVKSVERRFESTLDKEYSLKQKRNFDQLNNQLFELLHAYDELDRIHQEMLAKMHNKTQEAANLLMEAMSNIQFQDITRQRIENVVEILNKINSHAQNFLDIIHKNDQEQLKDLQDFKADEMLTKYKMHSERQVHENVTGKTLTTDKDEGPQIELF, encoded by the coding sequence ATGAAAAAAATTCCAAGGTGGCTAAGCCTGTGGCTTGTTTGTCTACTCGCTGGGGCGGGCGGATTTGGTCTGCACTGGGTGTTTGCTACATCGAGCCGGCTAAATATTGCTCTGTCTATTCCTGCCTTGCTGCTCATTACCTGGTTATGCTCCTTTATAGGACAATATTTCGGACAAGAAACAGAGCTTCAAAAAAAGAAAGAGTTAATTCAATTAACCCGCCAGATTAGTCGTGAGGTTTCAGAATTAATAGAGACTATGCACCGGTTGTATAAAGAGTTAACCAAACTAAAGGGAGATGAAAATATAGCAAGTCTTTCTGTTTCTTTGTCACAAATTAACGACTTTAATTCAGGCGACGATACAGTGTCTTTTCTTCATGAATTGTATACAACTTTAACAAATATTTCTCATAAACTAACGGCATTGGTTGACGAACTAAACAGTCTCACCTTGGCTGAAGAAACTTCAGAGACAGATAGAGAAACAGATAAAGATTTAACTTTAGAAATTCATCCACTTTTTGTAGAAAAAGTGGAAAAAAGTCTACAAGAGTTTTCCCTAACCAATAAAATTATTCAGGATCAATTGTTTACAGTAACTACAGACACAGAAAATGCTGCTAAAGATATTGTTGAACGTCTAGATCACGTAGATAAATCGGTCCAGGAGCTCCTACAGGTTGTAACTGAATCTATGGATCAAGTAAAACAACTAACAGAGGGATCAGACTCTACCCATTGGAAGGATACTCTTGAATCAATGCAAAAAGGAGCCGAAGAGCGTCTGGTGGAGGCCCAGGAAAATGAACAAAATATGCGCCTTGTTTTAGATGATATAAGAAAATTAGTAGATTTAATTACCTTGGTCAAAGGAGTAGCAGATCAAACTAAGCTCCTGGCTTTAAATGCAGCTATTGAAGCAGCTCGCGCCGGTGAAGCCGGGCGAGGCTTTGCGGTAGTTGCTGATGAAGTGCACAAACTTTCTACAAAATCTCAACAAGCAGCCGATGAGATGCAAAAACAAATTTTTGGGTTAGTTAAAAGTGTCGAACGCCGTTTTGAATCTACATTGGACAAAGAATATAGCCTCAAACAAAAACGTAACTTTGATCAGTTGAACAACCAGCTTTTTGAGCTACTTCATGCCTATGACGAGTTGGATAGAATCCACCAAGAGATGCTTGCCAAAATGCACAATAAAACGCAGGAAGCTGCAAATTTGCTTATGGAAGCCATGAGCAATATCCAATTTCAGGATATTACACGTCAAAGAATAGAAAATGTGGTAGAAATATTAAATAAAATTAACTCGCATGCCCAAAATTTTTTGGACATAATCCACAAAAATGACCAGGAACAGCTCAAAGACCTGCAGGATTTTAAGGCTGACGAAATGCTTACCAAGTACAAAATGCATAGTGAACGCCAGGTACATGAAAATGTAACGGGAAAAACTCTAACAACAGATAAAGACGAAGGCCCTCAAATTGAGTTGTTTTAA
- a CDS encoding response regulator, producing the protein MKTILLVDDSSTLLLSMTTILTKAGYKVEKAENGQKALDKINAGLKPDLVITDLNMPIMDGMTLIKELRKLPGFRFVPILMLTTESQQTKRQEAKKAGATGWLVKPVKAQDLLAVIKRVLPGT; encoded by the coding sequence ATGAAAACAATTTTGCTCGTGGATGACTCAAGCACCTTACTTTTAAGTATGACTACTATTTTAACCAAAGCCGGCTATAAGGTTGAAAAGGCAGAAAATGGCCAGAAGGCGCTTGACAAAATAAATGCAGGGCTGAAACCTGACCTGGTTATCACTGATCTTAATATGCCGATTATGGATGGCATGACTTTGATCAAGGAACTGCGCAAACTACCAGGATTTCGCTTCGTACCTATTCTTATGCTCACCACAGAGTCCCAGCAGACTAAACGCCAGGAGGCCAAAAAAGCCGGAGCCACTGGCTGGTTGGTCAAACCAGTAAAAGCCCAGGATCTGTTAGCGGTGATCAAGAGGGTCTTGCCAGGAACCTAA
- a CDS encoding ParA family protein: protein MVQHTLIVAIANRKGGTGKTTTAVNLAAEWARQGKKCLLIDLDTQGHAGWGLGFKDIRKFDLYAHDMFHDPQFRLHTAVHKTVFENLYFVPANLDFQTSKANPDNLILKRQLADLLAHQTFARIILDTPPTLDLILVNALAAAHGVLIPFLPHYLAGIGVRQMARLFYQVATNYNKELRLIGLFPVMFDRRIKMHQQVIRELTAQFGQQRILRGIRTNVRLAEAFAAGQPVSHYAPKSPGAMDYHLLAEELETLWKR from the coding sequence ATGGTTCAACATACACTGATCGTAGCCATAGCTAACCGTAAGGGTGGAACAGGCAAAACGACTACTGCCGTGAACCTGGCTGCGGAGTGGGCTAGGCAAGGCAAGAAATGTTTACTAATTGATCTAGACACCCAAGGTCATGCTGGTTGGGGGCTTGGCTTTAAAGACATAAGAAAATTCGACCTTTATGCCCACGACATGTTTCATGACCCTCAATTTCGCCTGCACACAGCAGTTCATAAAACGGTTTTCGAAAATCTCTATTTCGTGCCCGCAAATTTAGATTTTCAAACAAGCAAAGCTAATCCTGACAACTTGATTTTAAAACGCCAGTTGGCTGATCTTCTTGCCCACCAAACTTTTGCCCGTATTATCCTGGACACACCACCTACTTTAGACCTTATCCTGGTTAATGCTTTGGCTGCTGCACATGGGGTATTAATTCCTTTCTTGCCCCATTATCTCGCCGGAATTGGCGTACGCCAAATGGCACGCCTATTTTATCAAGTGGCTACTAATTATAATAAAGAGTTAAGACTGATAGGGCTTTTTCCGGTTATGTTTGATCGACGAATCAAAATGCATCAACAGGTAATCAGAGAACTGACCGCCCAATTTGGCCAGCAACGTATTTTGCGCGGCATCCGTACTAATGTGCGCCTGGCAGAGGCCTTTGCTGCTGGCCAGCCGGTTAGTCATTATGCTCCCAAAAGCCCTGGGGCCATGGACTACCATCTGTTAGCTGAAGAGTTAGAAACTTTGTGGAAACGATAA
- a CDS encoding chemotaxis protein CheA, producing the protein MNTLLQEFINESRELLEEASQAFLHLENNPDDLNILNGLFRAIHTIKGSSGLFDIAPLTNVVHAAEDVLDIVREGRLKLSPDMVDILLDSLDQVNTWLDDLEAEEKLSPDAEEISEELKTKLRGMISNVALENGQQETDTGHEAELGSNIDWLAKISEEERQLIVRQAQNLNDTLLAITYIPDEQCFFNGDDPLYTMRQIPELCWFGIETREPWPDINEFDPFTCLVQFYALTKASLEEIKELFTYVEEEVQQARISIQDLIFPQGEVGDNEPFGLFVQDATQLIDNKDWSSLLKAVDVALEVAGPDLFQASALRWLKVVLEHPSGPNESLIKNLVQAVATGIMPEGEVVEEQEENKVDYPQEEGQKDELTTKLALDILRTQQKLLQLPCPPELWTGRLLSIGEVLKRCLPFSAIEKSTEEISALIDKAQKEKSFSPLLTFINDILSSKGSTEPEPEPIRKEPEKQAPVQQETEKKPVVKPSPPVKQTIKVLKVDQKRIDVLMDLVSELVVAKNSLPFLAKRAEEVFQSRELAKELKTQYGAINRICEELQTAVMQVRMVPVSHVFQRFPRLVRDLSRKLGKKVRLIIEGEETEADKNVVEDLAEPLVHLLRNSIDHGIEPPEEREALGKPIEGEVRLRAIHLEDQVVIEISDDGRGIDPEIVKRKAYEKGLIDEEKLDQITEEEALQLIFAPGLSTAEQVSDVSGRGVGMDAVRTMVENAGGSISIKSEKGRGTVISLSLPLTMAVTRVLMIEVGGEIFGVPIESVMETVRVPANDIHLIKNKETVILRNRLIPLCRLGDVLQLSTQENARKETEEEAILVVNTGREELGLIVDKFHEGVDIILKPLEGLMAKFRIYAGATLLGDGRVLLVLNLKELVKCL; encoded by the coding sequence ATGAATACGCTTTTACAAGAGTTTATAAACGAATCCCGCGAACTTCTGGAAGAAGCCAGCCAGGCTTTTCTGCACCTGGAAAATAATCCGGACGATTTAAACATACTAAATGGTCTCTTCCGGGCTATCCATACCATTAAAGGCTCCTCTGGCTTATTTGATATTGCTCCCTTAACCAATGTGGTTCATGCTGCCGAGGATGTGCTAGATATTGTTCGTGAAGGCCGCCTAAAACTATCTCCAGATATGGTGGATATTCTTTTAGATAGTTTGGATCAGGTAAATACTTGGCTGGACGACCTGGAAGCAGAAGAAAAGTTGTCGCCGGATGCAGAAGAGATAAGTGAAGAACTAAAAACAAAGTTAAGAGGCATGATTAGTAATGTTGCCCTGGAAAACGGACAACAGGAAACTGATACTGGGCATGAAGCTGAGCTGGGTTCAAATATTGATTGGCTGGCCAAAATCAGTGAAGAGGAACGACAACTTATTGTACGGCAAGCCCAAAATCTAAATGATACCTTGCTGGCTATAACCTATATACCAGACGAACAGTGTTTTTTTAATGGCGATGATCCCCTTTATACCATGCGTCAAATCCCTGAACTTTGTTGGTTTGGCATAGAAACAAGGGAACCGTGGCCGGATATAAACGAGTTTGATCCATTTACCTGCCTGGTACAATTTTATGCTTTGACCAAGGCTTCCCTGGAAGAGATAAAGGAGCTTTTTACCTATGTGGAAGAAGAAGTACAGCAGGCCAGAATTTCCATACAAGACTTGATTTTCCCGCAAGGAGAAGTTGGCGATAACGAACCCTTTGGTTTGTTTGTTCAGGACGCCACACAGTTAATTGATAACAAGGACTGGTCATCTCTGCTCAAAGCTGTTGATGTGGCCCTGGAAGTGGCTGGTCCTGATCTTTTCCAGGCCTCGGCCCTGCGCTGGTTAAAAGTTGTTTTGGAGCATCCAAGCGGACCAAATGAAAGCCTGATAAAAAATCTGGTTCAAGCCGTTGCCACAGGCATAATGCCAGAAGGAGAAGTTGTTGAAGAACAAGAAGAAAATAAGGTTGACTACCCACAGGAAGAAGGACAAAAAGATGAACTTACCACTAAGTTAGCCCTCGACATTTTGCGCACTCAACAAAAGTTGCTCCAGCTTCCTTGCCCTCCTGAGCTATGGACAGGACGTTTATTAAGTATTGGCGAGGTCTTAAAACGCTGTCTGCCTTTCTCTGCAATAGAGAAAAGCACGGAAGAAATTTCTGCCCTTATAGATAAGGCTCAAAAAGAAAAAAGTTTTTCTCCCCTCCTCACTTTTATAAACGACATCTTATCATCCAAGGGCAGTACAGAGCCTGAACCAGAACCAATCCGCAAGGAGCCGGAGAAACAGGCCCCTGTCCAGCAAGAAACAGAAAAAAAACCAGTTGTAAAACCAAGCCCTCCGGTTAAGCAGACGATCAAGGTGTTAAAGGTGGACCAAAAACGCATAGATGTCCTAATGGACCTTGTAAGTGAACTGGTGGTGGCTAAAAACAGCTTGCCTTTTCTGGCCAAAAGGGCTGAAGAGGTTTTTCAGAGTAGGGAGTTGGCTAAGGAACTTAAAACACAATACGGAGCCATTAATCGTATCTGTGAAGAGTTGCAAACAGCTGTGATGCAAGTGCGTATGGTTCCCGTATCACATGTGTTTCAACGCTTCCCCCGCCTAGTAAGAGATCTAAGCCGAAAACTAGGCAAGAAAGTCAGATTGATTATAGAAGGAGAGGAGACAGAGGCAGACAAAAATGTTGTTGAAGACCTGGCAGAGCCACTGGTACATCTACTGCGTAACAGCATCGATCACGGTATAGAACCCCCAGAAGAGAGAGAAGCTTTGGGTAAGCCTATAGAAGGAGAAGTCCGTTTACGCGCTATTCACCTTGAGGATCAGGTAGTTATTGAAATTAGTGATGACGGCCGAGGAATTGATCCGGAAATAGTTAAACGCAAGGCCTATGAAAAGGGGCTAATCGATGAAGAAAAGCTGGACCAAATTACAGAAGAGGAAGCTCTTCAACTTATTTTTGCCCCGGGTCTGTCCACGGCTGAACAGGTATCTGATGTTTCCGGTCGAGGAGTAGGTATGGATGCCGTCCGAACCATGGTTGAAAATGCCGGTGGAAGCATCTCCATTAAAAGCGAAAAAGGGCGGGGTACAGTCATCAGCCTTTCTCTACCCTTAACCATGGCTGTAACCAGAGTACTCATGATTGAAGTTGGAGGAGAAATCTTTGGAGTACCCATAGAAAGTGTAATGGAAACAGTACGCGTGCCCGCAAATGACATCCATCTGATAAAAAATAAAGAGACCGTTATTTTACGAAATCGTCTGATTCCTTTATGTCGCTTAGGTGATGTTCTTCAACTCTCTACCCAAGAAAACGCCAGGAAAGAGACTGAAGAAGAGGCGATATTAGTAGTCAATACCGGCAGGGAGGAGTTGGGCCTGATTGTGGATAAATTTCACGAGGGGGTAGACATCATTTTAAAACCATTGGAAGGCCTGATGGCTAAATTTCGCATTTATGCCGGAGCCACCCTGCTTGGCGATGGTCGGGTACTTCTGGTTCTTAACCTTAAGGAGTTGGTCAAATGCCTATAA
- a CDS encoding response regulator: MKRVLIVDDAVTVRMYHRQQVEEIGLKAEEAANGVEALEKMMRDNFDLLLVDVNMPKMDGYRFLKEVRQNPDLMSIPAIMISTEAGEQDEAQAYEAGANYYLVKPVQPEVLQSIVNILVGGTR; this comes from the coding sequence ATGAAACGGGTATTGATAGTTGATGATGCAGTTACAGTCCGCATGTATCACCGTCAACAAGTAGAAGAAATAGGGCTGAAAGCAGAAGAGGCAGCAAATGGAGTAGAGGCATTAGAAAAGATGATGCGTGATAATTTTGACTTATTGCTCGTAGATGTGAACATGCCCAAAATGGATGGATATCGTTTTTTAAAAGAAGTACGCCAGAATCCGGACTTAATGTCTATCCCGGCCATTATGATTAGCACAGAAGCCGGCGAGCAAGATGAAGCACAGGCCTATGAGGCCGGGGCAAATTATTATCTGGTTAAACCCGTGCAGCCAGAGGTACTCCAAAGTATCGTTAACATCTTGGTGGGAGGGACAAGATGA
- a CDS encoding CheR family methyltransferase, with protein MSQIKISDADFERFRDYFYRKTGIYFGDSKRYFVDKRLIERIKATGHRNFRSYFTFMRFQASGKEFQELVNLMTVNETYFFREEYQLKCMVESVLPEIVQRKKKELIRIWSIPCSTGEEPYSIAIYLLEYWPLIDEVDVEIVASDIDTKVLEKSKQGIYNSRSVQYLPREILRKYFKQLSGGRYLIDQDLREAIDFRQINICDFEDTKKMRDFDLIFCRNLLIYFDDVSRRKAAEAFYDSLNPGGIIFLGHSESMSRITSLFKVRKFPQAIVYQKPLTTWR; from the coding sequence ATGTCTCAAATCAAGATTTCGGATGCTGATTTTGAACGCTTTCGCGACTACTTTTACCGCAAAACTGGCATCTATTTTGGAGATTCCAAACGCTATTTTGTGGATAAAAGATTGATCGAACGCATCAAAGCTACTGGCCATCGTAACTTTCGTTCTTATTTCACCTTTATGCGTTTTCAGGCCTCAGGCAAGGAATTCCAAGAGCTAGTCAATTTAATGACTGTTAATGAGACCTATTTCTTTCGGGAAGAATATCAACTAAAGTGCATGGTTGAATCTGTATTGCCAGAAATTGTCCAACGCAAAAAAAAGGAGCTCATTCGTATCTGGTCCATACCCTGCTCTACCGGAGAAGAACCTTACTCTATTGCCATTTACCTTTTGGAATACTGGCCTCTTATTGATGAAGTAGATGTAGAAATTGTTGCCTCTGATATTGATACCAAAGTATTAGAAAAATCCAAGCAAGGAATATATAATTCTCGTTCCGTACAATATTTACCTCGAGAAATTTTACGAAAGTATTTTAAACAGTTATCTGGCGGGCGTTATCTTATTGACCAGGATTTACGCGAAGCCATTGATTTTAGACAAATAAACATCTGTGACTTTGAGGATACAAAAAAAATGCGGGACTTTGATCTTATTTTTTGTCGCAACCTTTTGATTTATTTTGACGATGTATCCCGTCGCAAGGCAGCTGAGGCATTTTACGATAGTTTAAACCCTGGAGGAATTATCTTCTTAGGGCATTCAGAGTCCATGAGTCGGATAACTTCCCTGTTCAAGGTACGTAAATTCCCCCAGGCCATTGTCTATCAAAAACCCTTAACTACCTGGAGATAG